The genomic window tagcatttcttttcattaattctcttgatattctgaaacttttattctttcagatgaattttgatactgtTTTCTCTAGCtctagtcaaatggaaaaggaggtccaaaagctaagaagaaaacaatttgttaaaaattagatttaggcaagtagaagctaatgactatgagacatcaagaatccgtgaaacagggggcggagccaagatggtggagtagaaagatgcatatacacatagctccgaacccacaacccatagaacatcggtaaaaaggaactcacggcgaattctggagtagtagaggccacagcacagtggagcaaaggagatttctgttccagagggacctgcaaacctctcgcaaaaggtccgtcatgctgcagccgtggagcccagcccagccctgccgcggccacagcacggagaggaacagatctgggcaggcttcggggatgggatctccagtggctgcgcgggtccctccacccacaggtcacgggggtcagtgagagggtcttcttggtgggtcgagaggggagtggggtgcccctgtggctcaggccccctcgggaggcagtagctgacgccagtggcagaccagggctccccaagcaggcaggagcctggatccattgttgaaggtctctgcataaaccccctgagggaagtgagcctgagaggtggccctgccctgacctgagtacctgaacttaatctcacactgaatagcagccccgcccctgtggaagccatgaggctgggaagcagcatttgaatctcagaccccaagctctggctgggaggatcaggaggcgaggtgggtgtgaggagaatattcagaggtcaagtcactggctgggaaaatgcccagtaaagggaaaagaaataagactatagaaggttactttcttggtgaacaggcatctcctcccttcccttctgatgaggaagaacaatgcttaccatcaagcaaagacatagaagtcaaggcctctgtaccccaaacatccagactaaatattctgtgggctcaggccatggaaaagctcaaaaaagattttgaaaatcaagtaagagaggtggaggaaaagctgggaagagaaatgagagatatgcagtcaaagcatgaacagcaggtcagcaccctgctaaaggagacccaaaaaaatgttgaagaaaataacaccttgaaaaacatgctaactcaattggcaaaagaggttcaaaaagacaatgaggagaagaatgctttcaaaagcagaattagccaaatggaaaaggagattcaaaagctcactgaagaaaacagttctttcaaaattagaatggaacagatggaggctaatgactttatgagaaaccaagaaatcacaaaacaaaaccaaaagaatgaaaaaatggaagataatgtgaaatatctcattggaaaaacaactgacctggaaaatagatccaggagagacaatttaaaaattatgggactacctgaaagccatgatcaaaaaaagagcctagacatcatctttcatgaaattatcaaggaaaactgctctgagattctagaaccagagggcaaaataaatattcaaggaatccacagaacactgcctgaaagagatccaaaaagagaaactcctaggaacattgtggccaaattccagagttcccaggtcaaggagaaaatattgcaagcagctagaaagaaacaattcaagtattatggaaacacaatcaggataacacaagatctagcagcttctacattaagggatcgaagggaacggaataggatattccagaagtcaaaggaactaggactaaaaccaagaatcacctacccagcaaaactgagtatagtacttcaggggaaaaaatggtctttcaatgaaattgaggactttcaagcattcttgatgaaaagaccagagctgaaaagaaaatttgactttcaaacacaagaatgaagagaaccatgaaaaggtgaacatcaaagagaagtcataaaggacttactaaagttgaactgtttacattcctacatggaaagacaatatttgcaactcttgaaacttttcagtatctgggtactgggtgggattacacacgcacacatgcacacacacacacacacacacagacacacacacatagagacagagtgcacagagtgaattgaagaggatgggatcatcttaaaaaaatgaaatcaagcagtgagagagaaatatattgggaggagaaaggcagaaatggaatggggcaaattatctcataaaagaggcaagcaaaagacttattagtggagggataaagaggggaggtgagagaaaaacatgaagtttactctcatcacatcccactaaaggaaggaataaaatgcacgctcattttggtatgaaaacctatcttacgatacaggaaagtgagggataaggggataagcagagtaggggagatgatggaagggagggcatggggagaagggagcaatttgaggttgacactcatggggagggacaggatcaaaagagaatagaagtaatgggggacaggataggatggagggaaatatagtcagtcttatacaacacaactattatggaagtcatttgcaaaactacacagatctggcctatattgaattgcttgtcttccaaggggaaggggtggagagggagggaggtaaagaagttggaactcaaagtgttaggaacaactgttgagtaatgttcttgccactaggaaataagaaatacaggtaaaggggtatacaaaagttatctggccctacaggacaaaagagaagatggagagaagggcagagagggatgatagaagagagagcagattggtgataggggcaattagaatgctcagtgtttggggggggaggggacaaaaggggagaaaatttggaacccaaaattttgttaaaatgaatgtcaaataaataaatttaaaaaaaaaaagaatctgtgaaacaaaatctaaagaatgaaaataatagaacaaaatgtaaaatatctcattggaaaacctgactttgaaaatagatccaggagaggaaatataagaattactggtctaccagaaagtcatgataaaaaaaaaaaaaaagagccttatagagtatcttccaagaaatcattcaggaAAACTACCCCGAAGTCTtagatccaaagggcaaaatagtcattgaaagaatccaccaatcatctcatGGAAAAGATCACAtattgaaaatgccaagaaatattgcccaattccagaactatcaagtcaaagagaaaatacttgcaagcagccagaaagaaacaattcaaatatcaaggaactatagtcaggatcacacatgcagcttctacattaaaagattggagggattggaatatgatattttgtaaaGTAAAGGACCTTGgactacaagcaaggatcaattacccagcaaaatacAGCATAATCttccaggcaaggagatggacattcaatgaaataaagagatttccagatcttcttgttgaaaaggtcagagctcaatagaaaatttgatcttcaactACAAaactcaagaaaggcataaaaaggtgaacagcagggaaaaaaagaaaaaaaattgttattcaatgTAGAGAAACTATTTACATCTtgatatgggaggatgatacttgttactcttgagaattttatatttattatgacatttaaaagggacatgcacagatagagggagtgggtataaattaactgatgtgataataaaaaatgtaattaaagggtgggaagggattgtaatgggagaaaaggaaaggagaaggcagaaaagggtaaattacatcacatgaagagccACAAAAACATAGTAAAAAGCAGGGAGGgatatgagcattgtttgagctttactgtCATTAGATTTGGTtcaatgagggaataacatactcagttaagtatagaaatctaacttaccttACAAGCAgtaaagaggggaaaggggaaggaaaaggaaaaggtaggAGGTGGttagaagggaaagaataagtagtaagggaaaagggaaagaaaagggaggggggcagatagaaaggagggatgattgagggaggcagtggtcaaaagtaaaatttctgagaaggggaagggagaaataaaagcataaacaggaagggaaacaggatggagagtaagacacagatagtaatcatgaatgtgaatgggatgaactctcccataaaatgaaggtGGATAccagaatggatgaaaaaaaaccataatcctacagtatgttgtttacaagaaacacatttgaatgagggggatacacacagggtaaaggttagagtagaatatattatttgTCAGCTAATGTTAAAAAAGCAGTGGTAGCAATCCTAActtcagacaaagtaaaaacaaaaatagatctaatcaaaagataaaggaaactatattttgctaaaaggcaccacagacaacgaaataacatcattactaaacatatatgcatcatgTGGTATGGCATACAAATTCttaagagaagttaaggaagttgcaggaagaaatagacagcaaaactatactagtagagGACCTCCTCCTCcgcctctctgaacttgataaatctaacctcaaaataagaaagaagttaaagggatgaatagaattctggaaaaggtagacatGATAGAGCTCTGGAGAAACCTGAATGGGTAAATAAAGGAATAcccctttttctcagcggtacagggcacatacacaaaaattgaccatattctagggtataaaaaccttacagtccagtgcagaaaagcagaaatagtcaatgcatccctTTCagaatgatgcaataaaaattatatgtaataaaggaccatggaaagatagaccaaaaattaattggaaactaagtaatctaatcctaaagaatgagtgggtcaaacaagaaatcatagaaacaatcaataacttcattcaagagaacgataataatgagaaaacctaccaaaacttatgggatgcagcaaaagcagttcttatgggaagttttatatctctgaatgcttacatgaataaaatagagaaagataagatcaatgaattgggcatgaaactgaagaagctagaaaaaaaacaaattgaaaatcctcagttaaatgccaaattagaaatactgaacaccaaaggagagattaataaaattgaaattaagaaaactattgaactaataagtaaaactaagagctgatattatgaaaaaacaataaaattgatacaaaggtttaaaaggaagaaaaccaaattaccagtatcaaaaatgaaaagggtgaattcacctccaatgaagaggaaattaaagcaataattagaaattactttgccccaCTGTATGGCCTATATTTCTTTAAACAGTGGTTTATGGTTTTATTAAGAAGGCTCTTAAGCGTACTGTTGACTTGAAAGTTTagttaaaagaagaaacaggctAGGTGACACGCAAATTCATATTGTTTACTCCCTTAAAGCTAGCTAAAAGCTTGCTAAGCTACAAGTACAAAAAGTCACAACTTAAATTCTGAATATCTGATAAAAGAATGACAAGCTTTttatgttttaggacaatcccaggATCTGTGTCTCTGAGATTTGTGGCCTCCATAGGTGTTACAATTTGACAGTTGACAAAGTAGTATCAATTATGATCCCAGTGTATGTTTTTCCCTGTTATATGCCTCTGGGATATCACGACAGGATTAGTCCCACCACTCTAGTTTCAGGGATCCTGTCACAAACAGGAAGAATATTCCTTGTCAACCTTATGTGGTCTTTGAatttgctgacacaggaaagggtctTTTTAGAGCAAAGCAGTCTgcttgattagttcaggctttggcccttattaGCGTTCAAAAGATCTGAAGTGATTATCAGTATCTTGGCAGATAAGGTCTccagtattttatatattctgtagtTTCTgcaaaagtaatttctttttctatctcttccagcTTAGTTTCTTCACTGAAAACTCCTGTTTATATTCTTTACCCATAGTGGGAATCTTATTCATCTTTTCATATGTGTCACTATTTAGATGACAAATCATTTGCTACCATGAGAAGGCCATAGTTAATCCTCCTGTTTACCAGCACTTCAGTTCAGAGCACTGGGCAGAAATCACATTGTATCAACATCTGTCACAGATATATTGCTGATGCTGTGTTTCAATTAAGGTGATTCCAAATCTTTATGGTTTACTGAAATGAATAGGAGCAGAGGTAAGACCAGCAACATCAGGAACACAGCTCAGATTATGAAATTTTCCTCAACCACCAGCAACAACATGGCTAAGAGGTCATCAAGAGTCTTATATACCATGTGGCCAGGGATCAAAGTTAATACTAGGGATCTCCCAATATCATCATTCACTCAATAACCTCTGGCTCAGGCAGCATTACTTCTCCCTCCTTGAAGGTCCATGGGAGGATAACACTAAGTATTTGCCTCTTTACAGGACTCTACAGAGGGGAGGAATATCTCTTTCTTCCATGGTGCCTAAATAAGGAATCTCTGAATTGCATCTAGGCACCCAATCAGTCTAGTCAGCTGGGGCAATCTTCTCACACTCCATATAATCATGAAGGATCATTCTAGTATGATATATCTGGTGGACTTAAAGTAGTGTCCTTAGTCTAGGACTTAAAGTAGTGTCCTTAGTCTAAAGGCCTTCCCAAACTCAGAGGGTTCCCTCCAGAATTAATTCTTTAATGTTAAGAAAGTTCTGTATTCAGGCTGAAGttcttcccacattcattgcattcttAAAgtctctctccagtatgaatactctgatgttgagtgaaagatACATTTAGGGGGAAGGCTTTCCCTTATACATTACATTCAGAAGCTTTGATTAATTTGAGAAAGATCTAGCTTCTGATGGAAGGCCACACTACTCACATTCATAAAGaatttctccagtatgaatcctctgaTACACAGTAAGATGTGGCTTCATCCTGAAGGCCTTCTCACATTCACTACATATGTAAGGTTTTTGCCAACATGAATTTTTGATGTCTAATAAGATCTGAATTGTAATGGAAGGCATTCCCATAAACATACATGAAGAATCTCACCAGAATGAATTCTCTCATAGACATAAAATAGTGTCCTCCATCTACAGGCCTTCCTATGTGCATTATAATCTTAAGGTTTCTTTTCTGAGTGAATTCTTTGGTGTTGAGTAAGTTGTACTCTCActctgaaggccttcccacatttaCTACATTGATGAGGTTTCTCTCTAGTATGAACTCTGTGATGACATGTAAGTTGTTTTTTGCTACTGAAGGCCTTCCtgcattcactacattcataaggtttctctccagtatgaattctgtgATGATCTATAAGTTGTGGCATAGtcctgaaggcctttccacattcactacattcataaggtttctctccagtatgaattctgcGATGAACTGTAAGTTGTGTCTTATTGTTGAAGGCCTTCCCGCATTcgctacattcataaggtttctctccagtatgaattctttgatgcaaTGTAAGATGTGTCTTACTGTTGAAGGCCTTCCCGCATTCactacattcaaaaggtttctctccagtatgaactcTGTAATGAACTGTAAGTTGTGGTTTAGTCCTGAAGGCCTTCCcgcattcactacattcataaggtttctctccagtatgaacttTGTGATGAACTATAAGGTGTGGCTTAGtcctgaaggccttcccacattcactacattcataaggtttctctccagtatgaattctatgATGCACTGTAAGTTTTGTTTTAGTAAGGAAAGgcttcccacattcactacattcataaggtttctctccagtatgaactcTGTAATGACGTGTAAGTTGTTTTTCGCTACTGAAGGCCATCCTGCATTCACTACATTCATGACGCTTCCCTCTAGTATGAACTCTGTAATGACATGTAAATTGTTTTTTGCtactgaaggccttcccacattcactacattcataaagtttctctccagtatgaattctgtgATGCACTTTCAGTTCTGTCTCACCCCTgcaggcctttccacattcactacatacataaggtttctctccagtatgaattctctgatgcctaGTAAGAAAGTCCTTAACCCTGAAtgccttcccacattcactacattcataaggtttctctccagtatgaattctctgatgcacagTACAATGTGCCTTACGcctgaaggcttttccacattcgctacatttataaggtttctctccagtatgaattctctgatgtgctGTAAGATGTGCCTTATTCCTGAAAGTCTTACTGCATttactacattcataaggtttctctccagtatgaattctctgatgcttaATAAGAAAGTCCTTAATCCTGAATGCCTTCTCACATTCactgcattcataaggtttctctccagtatgaattctctgatgcgcAATACAATATGACTTACTAGTAAAtgccttcccacattcactacattcataacATTTCTTTCCAGTGTGAATTCTGTGATGCACTGTAAGATGTGTCTTGTtactgaaggcttttccacattcactatattcataaggtttctctacagtatgaattctctgatgaacTCTAAGTTTTCTCTCATccctgaaggccttcccacattcactacattcataaggtttctctccagtatgaatgtTTTCATGCACAGCAAGCTGCTCCTTGCTCcagaaggctttcccacattcattataCTGAGGTTTATATTCAGTAAGTTCTCTGCTTTCTGAAAGTGAAGAATAAGGAGCTGGTTAACCTTGCCCTTTTTTACCCTTTCCCAAGATTCTTAGTTGTTCAAAGATGTTAGAGCTATTCTCTTGTTTTCTGCCTTAAGAAGACTAGTCTCACTAGTCTATCATCAAGAACCAATTTATCTTATTTGAAAGCATTTATGTGGAGGGATGAATGAACCCTTACTCTGCTTTAATCAGATAACATTTGAAAGGAATAAGACTATTCAGAAAAAAACAGATGACTCTGAGACTTGGGAATATATCCTTATCATCTGAggtaaaaattggaaaagactgaagaggaagaaaatagacAATTGAGTTTAGAGTGAGGAATAGAAATAGATACATAAAGTAAATAGAAGAAATATGAGGGAGAAAATGTGACAATTGTTGCCATGAATTTCCTGTAAAAAGCCAGCATATCTTTTTTGTAAGGAATTGATAGAAATCTGTAAGAATAACACATACAGATGTTTTTGACAagagaaattattaataattacctGAAACACTACTTAAACTCTGACAatcaaagaagtaaaaaatgaaaacaattcagaG from Notamacropus eugenii isolate mMacEug1 chromosome 1, mMacEug1.pri_v2, whole genome shotgun sequence includes these protein-coding regions:
- the LOC140522301 gene encoding LOW QUALITY PROTEIN: uncharacterized protein (The sequence of the model RefSeq protein was modified relative to this genomic sequence to represent the inferred CDS: substituted 2 bases at 2 genomic stop codons), whose translation is MAPVLRARRGQESVTFKDVAVEFTQEEWVHLNPSQKNLYRDVMLENYRNFMSLGFAVSKPDVICQLERKETFWMPEEDIPRTRCPVRRKFTGDKPLECNEYGKVFWSKEHFAVHQRIGTGEKPYKCSECGKAFRDKTQLAWHHRIQTEENPYECSECGKAFRNNSQLRVHQRIHTGDILYECKECGKAFLFNSELIRHQNIHTGEKPYKCNECGKAYKRKEYLTVHQRIHTGDILNKCKKCGKAFPYNSNLMRHQKIHTEEKPYKCNVCGKTFRVIIHLTQHQRIHSGKKPXIPYECKDCGKFFHRNTDLIRHQKFIIHTGEKLCECSKCGKTFSLKEQLAVHENIHTGEKPYECSECGKAFRDERKLRVHQRIHTVEKPYEYSECGKAFSNKTHLTVHHRIHTGKKCYECSECGKAFTSKSYCIAHQRIHTGEKPYECSECEKAFRIKDFLIKHQRIHTGEKPYECSKCSKTFRNKAHLTAHQRIHTGEKPYKCSECGKAFRRKAHCTVHQRIHTGEKPYECSECGKAFRVKDFLTRHQRIHTGEKPYVCSECGKACRGETELKVHHRIHTGEKLYECSECGKAFSSKKQFTCHYRVHTRGKRHECSECRMAFSSEKQLTRHYRVHTGEKPYECSECGKPFLTKTKLTVHHRIHTGEKPYECSECGKAFRTKPHLIVHHKVHTGEKPYECSECGKAFRTKPQLTVHYRVHTGEKPFECSECGKAFNSKTHLTLHQRIHTGEKPYECSECGKAFNNKTQLTVHRRIHTGEKPYECSECGKAFRTMPQLIDHHRIHTGEKPYECSECRKAFSSKKQLTCHHRVHTREKPHQCSKCGKAFRVRVQLTQHQRIHSEKKPXDYNAHRKACRWRTLFYVYERIHSGEILHVCLWECLPLQFRSY